Proteins from a genomic interval of Pseudodesulfovibrio nedwellii:
- a CDS encoding 2-phosphosulfolactate phosphatase, whose protein sequence is MIVNVVECLGGMRRAKGLVVVIDVFRSSTVGYFAVNSGVREYLMTDGLELAREIAATQGGKVVGEQRGVPVTDFDYGNSPTLFENMDLSSETFVHSTNAGTRGVVAACEKGDEVIIGSFVNTAAVVEYIRSREPEVVTLVAMGTGGTMRAQEDMMCAMYIKNELEDYPNSFKTLKSFLAGVDSAQKFFDDDRSDAPESDFELCMDLDRFDFVLKAEVVREGCVRLQKINVDCGEKA, encoded by the coding sequence ATGATAGTAAATGTTGTCGAATGTCTGGGTGGAATGCGGAGAGCCAAAGGGCTGGTCGTTGTCATCGATGTTTTCCGGTCGAGTACGGTCGGATATTTTGCGGTGAATAGCGGTGTTCGGGAGTATCTGATGACCGATGGCCTTGAGTTGGCTCGTGAGATTGCTGCAACTCAGGGCGGTAAGGTTGTCGGAGAGCAGCGAGGGGTACCGGTCACGGATTTTGATTACGGGAACTCACCAACCCTTTTTGAAAATATGGATCTCTCCTCAGAGACATTTGTCCATTCGACCAACGCGGGGACACGAGGTGTTGTCGCTGCCTGCGAAAAAGGAGACGAGGTTATTATCGGCTCTTTTGTCAATACGGCCGCTGTCGTGGAATATATTCGTAGTCGGGAACCAGAAGTTGTCACGTTGGTTGCCATGGGTACTGGCGGCACCATGCGGGCACAGGAAGACATGATGTGTGCCATGTACATCAAAAATGAACTGGAAGATTATCCCAATAGTTTCAAGACGCTTAAGTCCTTTCTGGCCGGCGTGGATAGCGCACAGAAATTTTTTGATGACGATAGATCGGATGCTCCTGAATCTGATTTTGAGCTGTGTATGGATCTGGACAGGTTCGACTTCGTGCTCAAGGCCGAAGTTGTTCGTGAAGGATGCGTACGGTTGCAGAAAATAAATGTCGATTGCGGAGAAAAGGCATAG
- a CDS encoding UDP-glucuronic acid decarboxylase family protein, with protein sequence MKKKRVLVTGGSGFLGSHLCERLLEMGHEVLCLDNFFTGSKANILHLIDNPYFEIIRHDVTFPLYVEVDEIFNLACPASPIHYQFDPVQTTKTSVHGAINMLGLAKRIKAKIFQASTSEVYGDPQIHPQPESYWGNVNPHGIRSCYDEGKRCAETLFFDYNRQHSLRIKVGRIFNTYGPRMAMNDGRVVSNFVVQALLGEDITVYGNGGQTRSFCYVDDLVNGIIRFMEETPDEFTGPMNLGNPDEFTILELAETVIEMAGSKSKIVYKSLPADDPMQRRPDISLAKNAINWEPKIKLRTGLVKTIEYFDNHLKSL encoded by the coding sequence ATGAAGAAAAAACGTGTGCTCGTCACTGGTGGCTCTGGATTTCTCGGTTCGCATCTTTGCGAACGCCTGCTCGAAATGGGCCATGAAGTCCTCTGCCTAGACAACTTTTTTACAGGAAGTAAGGCCAACATCCTGCACCTGATCGACAATCCTTATTTCGAGATCATCCGCCACGATGTAACTTTCCCTTTATATGTCGAAGTCGACGAGATATTCAATCTCGCCTGTCCGGCCTCTCCTATCCACTATCAATTCGACCCGGTACAGACCACCAAGACAAGTGTTCATGGTGCTATCAACATGCTTGGGCTGGCTAAAAGAATCAAAGCCAAGATTTTCCAAGCATCTACGAGTGAAGTTTACGGCGACCCACAAATACATCCACAACCGGAAAGCTATTGGGGCAACGTTAACCCTCACGGCATCCGTTCCTGCTATGACGAAGGTAAACGGTGTGCCGAAACACTTTTCTTCGATTACAACCGTCAACATAGCCTTCGCATCAAGGTTGGACGCATATTTAACACCTATGGCCCCCGCATGGCTATGAACGACGGACGAGTTGTTTCCAACTTTGTTGTTCAAGCCCTGCTCGGTGAAGATATCACAGTGTATGGCAATGGCGGACAAACCCGCAGTTTCTGCTATGTTGATGATCTGGTGAACGGCATCATTCGCTTCATGGAAGAAACTCCAGACGAGTTCACCGGCCCCATGAACTTGGGCAACCCCGATGAATTCACTATTCTGGAATTGGCCGAAACAGTCATTGAAATGGCCGGATCAAAATCAAAAATCGTGTACAAGTCTCTCCCCGCAGACGACCCCATGCAGCGCCGTCCTGACATCAGCCTTGCTAAAAATGCCATTAATTGGGAACCGAAAATCAAACTCAGAACCGGCTTAGTAAAGACCATAGAATATTTCGACAACCATCTGAAGTCGTTATAA
- a CDS encoding glycosyltransferase family 4 protein: MTDISKKARLAVTMPKLSHYGGAEAFAWRLSEALAKRGHDVDFICARCDGEPPEGVTPIVLGRFGVFRFVKVLWFAYAAEKALKKGDYDLVFGMGKTVSQDILRIGGGPQSKFWELSKQAWPKGFARSFKMLRRRCSPANWAIHCLDKVRMRRTPCIIAVSHLVRDWIVEAHPHLNVTDIDIVYNRPDLSRFSPLGEQERLRLRSAFGIKDDQVVIATAATNFALKGVRHLVAMLARLPENFVLHVAGGRNPDKYIRQAKEFGVEHRVRFLGRVDDMPAFYRAADIFILATFYDACSNAVLEAMACGCKSLSSRLNGSAYFLPERWIFPDPADVPAMAELVLQVSGEERPGPLEWPEDVVSGLEPFIEMIENRLVGK; the protein is encoded by the coding sequence ATGACAGATATTTCAAAAAAAGCACGATTGGCCGTAACCATGCCCAAATTGAGCCATTATGGCGGGGCTGAGGCCTTTGCCTGGCGTTTGAGTGAGGCCTTGGCCAAACGTGGGCATGACGTGGATTTTATATGTGCACGATGTGATGGAGAACCGCCGGAAGGGGTTACTCCTATTGTGTTGGGGCGATTCGGCGTATTTCGATTCGTCAAAGTACTGTGGTTTGCGTATGCCGCTGAGAAAGCTTTGAAAAAGGGTGATTACGATCTCGTGTTTGGGATGGGAAAGACGGTCAGTCAGGATATTCTGCGTATAGGTGGTGGGCCGCAGTCCAAGTTCTGGGAACTTTCCAAGCAAGCGTGGCCCAAAGGCTTTGCCCGATCCTTCAAGATGTTGCGTCGAAGATGTTCACCAGCGAACTGGGCCATTCATTGCCTCGACAAGGTGCGTATGCGGCGGACACCGTGTATAATCGCCGTATCTCATCTTGTACGGGATTGGATTGTTGAGGCACACCCTCATTTGAACGTGACGGACATCGACATTGTATATAATCGGCCGGATCTATCCCGGTTCTCTCCGCTTGGAGAGCAAGAGCGGCTGCGATTGCGGTCGGCCTTTGGTATCAAGGATGATCAGGTGGTTATTGCCACGGCTGCCACCAACTTTGCTCTCAAGGGAGTTCGTCATTTGGTTGCTATGTTGGCACGGCTTCCCGAAAATTTTGTCCTGCACGTAGCCGGAGGTAGAAATCCTGATAAATATATACGTCAGGCAAAAGAGTTTGGTGTTGAGCACAGAGTTCGCTTTTTGGGCCGTGTGGATGATATGCCTGCTTTTTATCGAGCTGCTGACATATTTATTTTGGCGACATTTTATGATGCCTGTTCGAATGCTGTGCTTGAAGCCATGGCCTGTGGATGTAAGTCGTTATCCAGCCGTTTGAACGGGAGTGCATACTTTCTGCCGGAGAGGTGGATATTTCCTGACCCTGCGGATGTTCCGGCCATGGCAGAGCTTGTTTTGCAAGTGTCGGGTGAAGAACGTCCTGGCCCATTGGAGTGGCCCGAAGATGTTGTGTCTGGGCTGGAGCCATTTATAGAGATGATTGAGAATCGTCTTGTTGGGAAATAA
- a CDS encoding phosphatase PAP2 family protein, with protein sequence MFFSTLPIDLNLFLLINQHWRLNILDIIMPILSSMPVLLTALGISLAWAIFKGGRKQIIYFLILFAGMGLADFSTKIIKDEVGRVRPLNAVAETFFVEDGRWQTRPSDFVQTKEHGTSYASAHCANTMSLALLSILLWPALKKWPLFLPLAVGYSRVYLGKHYPTDVLAGWLTGVVVAGVIWLLWKELERRYMPPDPI encoded by the coding sequence ATGTTTTTTTCCACTTTACCCATTGATCTCAATCTGTTTCTTCTCATCAACCAGCATTGGCGACTGAATATTCTTGACATAATCATGCCAATTCTTTCTTCCATGCCGGTGCTGCTGACTGCTTTAGGAATCTCGCTTGCATGGGCCATTTTCAAAGGCGGCAGGAAACAGATCATATATTTTCTCATTCTATTCGCAGGAATGGGGCTTGCTGACTTCTCAACAAAAATTATCAAAGATGAAGTCGGCAGAGTCCGTCCTCTCAATGCCGTAGCAGAGACCTTTTTTGTCGAAGACGGAAGATGGCAGACCCGGCCATCCGACTTTGTCCAGACCAAGGAACACGGCACCTCATATGCGTCAGCCCATTGTGCCAACACCATGAGCCTTGCTTTGCTCTCCATACTTCTGTGGCCTGCACTCAAAAAATGGCCATTGTTTCTCCCGCTCGCAGTAGGATATTCCCGCGTCTATCTCGGTAAACATTACCCCACTGACGTTCTGGCAGGATGGCTTACAGGTGTCGTCGTTGCCGGGGTTATCTGGCTTCTTTGGAAAGAGCTGGAGCGGCGGTACATGCCGCCCGATCCGATCTAA
- a CDS encoding TVP38/TMEM64 family protein — MKSLAKGLVMLAGLGLAVYLSRAVGLGDMLSNTQWFNDHVLGNGPLSIVIFLGVGAAFTAVGLPRQLVGFLGGFAFGAFSGTLLATVGSGLGCAIAALYARMGGRELVQRKLGHRIGKVNSFLQHEPFNTALAIRLFPLGSNLITNLAAGVSSIPLMPFILGSTLGYIPQNFIFALFGSGMNRESTMGVALSVGMSVVLFAVSGWLGIRVYNRYRKEAKSLVESED, encoded by the coding sequence ATGAAGTCTCTGGCAAAGGGACTGGTGATGTTGGCTGGGCTCGGACTGGCCGTGTATCTTTCTCGGGCCGTTGGTCTGGGTGACATGCTTTCAAATACGCAATGGTTCAATGATCATGTGCTCGGCAATGGACCACTTTCCATAGTCATTTTTTTAGGAGTCGGTGCGGCTTTTACGGCTGTGGGACTGCCTCGACAGCTTGTCGGTTTTCTCGGTGGTTTTGCCTTCGGAGCCTTCAGTGGAACACTGCTTGCCACAGTCGGCTCCGGGTTGGGGTGTGCTATTGCGGCTCTTTATGCTCGTATGGGAGGCCGGGAGTTGGTGCAGCGCAAATTGGGGCATCGGATAGGCAAAGTGAACAGCTTTTTGCAACATGAGCCGTTCAATACCGCGCTGGCAATTCGACTATTTCCTTTGGGCAGCAATTTGATCACCAATCTTGCAGCCGGGGTCAGCTCCATTCCCCTGATGCCGTTTATCCTTGGTTCTACATTGGGATATATCCCGCAGAATTTCATCTTTGCCCTGTTCGGATCGGGCATGAACAGAGAGTCCACCATGGGCGTGGCGTTGTCTGTGGGGATGAGTGTTGTACTTTTCGCTGTGTCCGGGTGGTTGGGAATTCGTGTCTACAACCGGTACAGAAAAGAGGCGAAGTCTTTGGTCGAGTCGGAAGATTAG
- a CDS encoding glycosyltransferase family 2 protein — protein sequence MNNTEKFSVVLPVFNEQDNLQSLFAEIRAAADATGRPWEAVFVDDCSTDNSLSIIKKMADDFDEVRFVAFAENRGQSAAFCAGFDAVQSDIVVTMDADLQNDPADIPDMLAAFGDGCEMVIGWRAKRKDTFIKRISSKIANAIRDGIMDDGVHDTGCSLKVMRSDLLRKLPRFKNMHRYFPILMKMQGVLIREVKVNHRERATGVSKYGTLDRAMAGIYDLIGVKWLINRHIEFTVKEKK from the coding sequence ATGAACAATACAGAAAAATTTTCGGTAGTCCTGCCGGTTTTTAATGAACAGGACAACTTGCAATCTTTGTTTGCGGAGATTCGGGCGGCAGCGGATGCCACCGGACGGCCTTGGGAGGCTGTGTTCGTGGATGATTGCAGCACCGACAACAGTCTTTCTATTATAAAGAAAATGGCCGACGACTTCGATGAAGTCCGGTTTGTTGCCTTTGCTGAGAACCGTGGACAGTCGGCGGCCTTTTGTGCTGGATTCGATGCAGTGCAGTCTGATATCGTTGTCACCATGGATGCCGATCTGCAAAATGACCCTGCGGATATTCCAGATATGTTGGCCGCGTTTGGTGATGGATGTGAAATGGTCATTGGTTGGCGTGCCAAGCGAAAGGATACATTTATCAAGCGTATCTCTTCGAAGATCGCTAATGCTATCCGCGATGGAATCATGGATGATGGCGTGCATGACACTGGATGTTCCCTTAAGGTGATGCGTTCGGATCTTCTTCGTAAACTTCCTCGATTTAAAAATATGCACCGGTATTTCCCTATTCTTATGAAGATGCAGGGAGTTCTTATTCGAGAAGTGAAAGTGAACCATAGAGAACGGGCTACAGGGGTGTCAAAGTATGGTACTTTGGACCGTGCCATGGCTGGCATTTACGATTTGATCGGCGTCAAGTGGCTTATCAATCGGCATATCGAATTCACGGTGAAAGAGAAGAAGTAG
- a CDS encoding HD-GYP domain-containing protein, whose product MAIKENMLGVKEIDCSDGISTEDYNQIDPNILDCFPRQQYPVNLFHWKEDIRVLSPVYVAGRGLDRHLRIKVRDLSEKGLLFFSRNQIEQYTECVACNLDTALEDPNLTWEEKAGLFVNELNRRQGALYAHHLGGHLEDLQRAVGSLCVYLIQDPQRIARLVKDVHADLSVERRRINASIIALAIYVELNKGEISLELLETVALGFLLYDIGMSRLSPLMLGKPQQLTTSERRTMREHPNAGVELLTKLNLARQEIVEPVIQHHERLNGTGYPNKLKGESIGQLGRIAAVADSYCAMITDCAYRTCIPPINAAAELVTNERKYDQVICRTLVRFLQTVQK is encoded by the coding sequence ATGGCTATTAAGGAAAATATGCTGGGCGTCAAAGAAATTGATTGTTCAGACGGTATAAGTACAGAAGATTACAATCAGATAGATCCCAATATTTTAGATTGTTTTCCTCGGCAACAGTATCCGGTGAATCTTTTCCATTGGAAGGAGGATATTCGGGTTTTGTCGCCTGTGTATGTTGCTGGGCGAGGTCTTGATCGGCATTTGCGGATCAAGGTCCGTGATTTGAGTGAAAAAGGCTTATTGTTTTTTTCTCGTAATCAAATTGAACAATATACTGAATGCGTGGCCTGTAATCTTGATACTGCACTTGAAGATCCGAATTTGACATGGGAAGAGAAAGCCGGGCTTTTTGTTAATGAATTGAATCGTCGGCAGGGAGCGCTTTATGCTCATCATTTGGGGGGGCATCTTGAAGATTTGCAGCGAGCCGTAGGATCTCTTTGTGTTTATCTGATTCAGGATCCGCAAAGAATTGCCCGACTAGTCAAGGATGTGCATGCAGACCTTTCCGTTGAAAGACGGCGTATCAACGCATCGATCATTGCTTTGGCCATATATGTTGAATTGAATAAGGGTGAGATTTCGCTTGAACTGTTGGAAACAGTCGCGTTGGGTTTTTTGTTGTATGACATAGGCATGTCGCGACTTTCTCCGTTGATGCTCGGTAAGCCTCAGCAACTTACTACATCCGAAAGGCGAACTATGCGAGAACATCCTAATGCCGGGGTGGAGCTTTTGACAAAGTTGAATTTGGCGCGGCAGGAAATTGTCGAACCAGTTATTCAACATCATGAACGGCTTAATGGTACCGGTTATCCCAATAAATTGAAGGGCGAGAGTATTGGCCAGTTGGGGCGCATTGCCGCCGTGGCTGACTCATATTGCGCCATGATTACGGATTGTGCCTACCGCACCTGTATTCCGCCGATTAACGCTGCTGCCGAGCTTGTCACTAACGAGCGGAAGTACGATCAAGTCATTTGCCGAACGCTCGTCCGTTTTTTGCAGACAGTTCAAAAATAG
- the thiC gene encoding phosphomethylpyrimidine synthase ThiC yields the protein MAASYTTQMDAARKGIVTPQMETVARKENIRIEDLMERMARGTVIIPANKNHTSLDAEAVGEGMRIKINVNLGISKDCSDVDPELDKVQAALDLKAEAIMDLSCYGKTQEFRQKLVKMSPAMVGTVPIYDAVGFYDKNLQDITVDEFFDVVQRHVEDGVDFLTIHCGLNKHTAEKVKDAKRLTNIVSRGGSLLFTWMEINNAENPFYEHFDRLLDICEEYDVTLSLGDGCRPGCLHDATDACQVEELITLGELTKRAWERNVQVMIEGPGHMAMGEIAGNMMMEKRLCHGAPFYVLGPIVTDVAPGYDHITSAIGGAIAGMSGADFLCYVTPAEHLRLPTMEDMKEGIIATRIAAHAADIAKGYPGASDWDDKMSKARAALDWEAMFNIAMDPVRPREFRESSKPEHEDSCSMCGKMCAVRNMNRVLEGKDIQLDD from the coding sequence ATGGCAGCATCATACACCACTCAGATGGACGCGGCTCGTAAAGGCATCGTCACCCCCCAGATGGAAACCGTGGCTCGTAAGGAAAATATCCGTATCGAGGACCTCATGGAGCGTATGGCCAGGGGAACCGTTATTATCCCGGCCAATAAGAATCATACCAGCCTGGATGCCGAAGCCGTTGGCGAAGGCATGCGTATCAAGATCAACGTTAACTTGGGCATTTCCAAGGATTGCAGCGATGTAGATCCTGAATTGGACAAGGTCCAGGCTGCGTTGGACCTCAAGGCCGAGGCCATTATGGATCTGTCTTGCTATGGCAAGACCCAGGAGTTTCGTCAGAAATTGGTGAAAATGTCTCCGGCAATGGTCGGTACCGTACCCATTTATGATGCTGTAGGATTCTATGACAAGAATTTGCAGGATATAACTGTGGACGAGTTTTTTGATGTTGTGCAACGTCATGTTGAAGACGGTGTGGACTTTCTGACCATTCACTGCGGTTTGAACAAGCATACTGCAGAAAAGGTCAAGGATGCCAAACGACTGACTAATATTGTTTCACGCGGTGGTTCCTTACTCTTTACGTGGATGGAAATTAATAATGCAGAGAATCCGTTCTACGAGCATTTTGACCGTCTGCTCGACATTTGTGAAGAGTATGATGTTACCTTGAGCCTTGGTGATGGTTGTCGTCCCGGTTGTCTGCATGACGCCACTGACGCTTGTCAGGTGGAAGAGCTCATTACTTTGGGCGAGCTGACCAAGCGTGCTTGGGAGCGTAATGTTCAGGTTATGATCGAAGGCCCTGGTCACATGGCCATGGGTGAGATTGCCGGCAATATGATGATGGAAAAAAGGCTGTGCCACGGTGCACCGTTTTACGTGCTCGGTCCTATCGTGACAGATGTGGCTCCCGGTTACGATCATATTACTTCTGCTATTGGTGGTGCTATCGCGGGTATGTCCGGTGCGGATTTTCTGTGTTATGTCACTCCGGCGGAGCATCTGCGTCTGCCTACTATGGAAGATATGAAAGAGGGCATCATCGCTACCCGTATCGCTGCTCACGCTGCTGATATCGCCAAGGGATACCCTGGTGCAAGTGACTGGGATGACAAAATGTCCAAGGCCCGTGCCGCTCTCGATTGGGAAGCCATGTTCAACATCGCCATGGACCCGGTTCGTCCTCGTGAGTTCCGTGAGTCATCCAAGCCGGAGCATGAGGACTCCTGCTCCATGTGCGGTAAAATGTGCGCAGTGCGCAACATGAATCGTGTGTTGGAAGGCAAGGACATCCAACTGGATGACTAG
- the thiE gene encoding thiamine phosphate synthase gives MMARIITRNTILDTDLYCLTGEKFSLGRSNIDVVREMLDSGIKLVQYREKEKKMGAKYEECLVIRDMTREAGAAFIVNDDIELARLVDADGVHIGQEDLPVEAVRRLVGEEMTIGLSTHSPAEARDAVKRGADYIGVGPIFKTFTKEDVVDPVGFEYLDYVVNNIDIPFVAIGGIKEHNIGEVVRRGASCVALVTEIVGEENINEKINALRHEIEAAKE, from the coding sequence ATGATGGCGCGGATAATTACGCGAAATACCATTCTTGATACGGATTTATATTGTCTGACTGGCGAAAAGTTTTCGTTGGGACGGTCCAATATAGATGTCGTGCGGGAGATGTTGGACAGCGGAATCAAGCTGGTCCAGTACCGTGAAAAGGAAAAGAAGATGGGCGCCAAGTACGAGGAGTGTCTCGTTATTCGAGATATGACCCGTGAGGCCGGAGCCGCATTTATCGTCAATGATGATATCGAATTGGCTCGACTGGTTGACGCGGACGGCGTTCATATCGGCCAGGAAGATCTGCCTGTGGAGGCTGTGCGACGACTGGTGGGCGAAGAGATGACCATTGGTTTGTCTACCCACAGTCCGGCTGAGGCTCGTGATGCAGTCAAGCGCGGTGCGGATTACATCGGAGTCGGACCGATTTTCAAAACCTTTACAAAAGAAGATGTCGTAGATCCCGTGGGGTTCGAATATCTGGATTATGTCGTCAACAATATTGATATCCCATTCGTAGCTATCGGCGGTATCAAAGAACATAACATTGGCGAAGTTGTACGGCGTGGCGCGTCTTGCGTGGCGTTAGTGACTGAAATTGTCGGTGAAGAAAATATAAACGAAAAAATCAACGCGCTTCGTCATGAGATTGAAGCAGCGAAGGAGTAA
- the thiF gene encoding sulfur carrier protein ThiS adenylyltransferase ThiF, translating into MNRTEQGIAAYLGKDRLAFLQTVSVGIAGAGGLGSNCAMHLVRSGFKRFVLVDFDRIEPSNLNRQAYIAQQVGEYKVEALAANLLAVNPDLDLEPCIGKVTGEDMAELFAECDVVVEAFDDPEAKKALVETLLPKGVLVVAASGMGGTGNSDAMITRKVRDNFYLIGDGVTECTDENPPFSPRVGIAAAKQADVVLSYFLNRYEAEGGK; encoded by the coding sequence ATGAACCGGACCGAGCAAGGTATAGCTGCTTACTTGGGCAAAGACCGTCTGGCTTTTTTGCAGACGGTCTCCGTAGGCATTGCTGGTGCGGGCGGACTTGGGTCCAATTGTGCCATGCATTTGGTGCGTTCCGGGTTCAAGCGGTTTGTGCTGGTCGATTTTGACCGTATTGAGCCGTCCAATCTCAATCGGCAGGCGTACATAGCGCAGCAGGTGGGTGAATATAAGGTGGAAGCCTTGGCCGCCAATCTGTTGGCCGTCAATCCTGACCTTGATCTGGAGCCGTGTATTGGCAAGGTGACAGGCGAGGACATGGCAGAATTATTTGCTGAGTGCGATGTGGTGGTTGAGGCTTTTGATGACCCGGAAGCCAAAAAGGCATTGGTGGAGACCTTGCTCCCTAAAGGAGTGCTTGTTGTTGCCGCATCAGGCATGGGCGGTACTGGTAACAGTGACGCCATGATCACGCGTAAAGTGCGCGATAACTTCTATCTTATCGGTGACGGGGTGACCGAATGTACGGATGAAAATCCGCCGTTTTCACCACGAGTGGGCATTGCCGCCGCCAAGCAGGCGGACGTGGTGCTCAGCTATTTCCTGAATCGATATGAAGCTGAAGGAGGCAAATGA
- the thiH gene encoding 2-iminoacetate synthase ThiH produces MSFYSVLAEYASVPLDEKFAAVTAEDVRRSLNKMTPTIEDFMNFMSPAAVPLLEEMAQKASRLTAQNFGRAIHLFTPLYLSNFCSNHCVYCGFNCKNDIPRDQLSLEQLDVEAKAIADTGLKHLLILTGEAPAKAGVDYLEDCMGVLRKHFPSVSIEVFAMDQDEYARLVAAGADGLTMFQETYNEELYATLHPKGPKKDYRYRLDAPERGCQAGMRVVTIGALLGLGDWHRDAFFTGMHAAYLMHKYPEVDISVSPPRMRPHAGEYQPASIADDRDLVQYMLALRLFLPRLGITVSTRESAEFREQILPLGVTKMSAGVTTAVGGHTQDHDQVGQFEIADTRSVEEMCEMLRRCGYQPIFKDWEPIELQAKASA; encoded by the coding sequence GTGAGTTTCTATTCAGTACTTGCAGAATACGCTTCTGTACCTCTCGATGAGAAGTTTGCCGCAGTTACAGCGGAGGATGTTCGTCGGTCTTTGAACAAGATGACGCCGACTATTGAAGATTTCATGAATTTTATGAGTCCTGCTGCCGTGCCTCTTCTCGAAGAAATGGCGCAAAAGGCGAGTCGTTTGACTGCCCAGAATTTTGGGCGGGCCATACATTTGTTTACACCGCTGTATTTGTCCAATTTTTGTTCAAATCACTGTGTGTATTGCGGTTTCAACTGCAAGAATGACATTCCTCGTGATCAATTGTCCTTGGAACAATTGGATGTGGAGGCCAAGGCCATTGCCGACACAGGCCTCAAGCATTTGCTTATTCTTACAGGCGAGGCTCCGGCCAAGGCTGGAGTGGATTATCTTGAGGATTGCATGGGAGTACTTCGGAAGCACTTTCCGTCCGTTTCCATTGAAGTTTTTGCCATGGATCAGGATGAATATGCACGTTTGGTGGCTGCTGGAGCTGATGGTCTGACCATGTTTCAGGAGACATACAACGAGGAATTGTACGCCACCTTGCATCCCAAAGGTCCGAAGAAGGACTATAGGTATCGGTTGGATGCCCCAGAGCGCGGCTGTCAGGCCGGAATGCGCGTGGTAACCATTGGTGCGTTGCTTGGTTTGGGAGATTGGCATCGGGACGCTTTTTTTACTGGGATGCATGCGGCTTATCTTATGCACAAGTATCCTGAGGTGGATATTTCTGTGTCGCCGCCAAGGATGCGGCCTCATGCAGGAGAGTATCAGCCTGCGAGTATTGCAGATGACAGAGACCTCGTACAGTACATGCTTGCTTTGCGACTGTTCTTGCCACGTCTTGGTATTACTGTTTCCACACGTGAATCAGCTGAATTCCGTGAACAAATTCTGCCGTTGGGCGTGACCAAAATGTCTGCCGGTGTCACCACTGCTGTGGGCGGTCACACTCAGGACCACGATCAGGTCGGTCAGTTTGAGATTGCAGATACCCGGAGCGTGGAAGAAATGTGTGAAATGCTGCGTCGGTGTGGATATCAGCCGATCTTTAAGGATTGGGAACCCATCGAGTTGCAGGCAAAGGCGAGCGCATGA
- a CDS encoding thiazole synthase, translated as MCEDIFEIGGVKLNSRLFTGTGKYGDDAIVPDVCEASGSQVITVALRRVDLESSTGNVMDFIPKHMQLLPNTSGARTAEEAVRIARLARAMGCGDWIKIEVISDNKYLLPDGYETAKATEILAKEGFIVFPYVNADLYVAQSLVNAGAAAVMPLGAPIGTNRGLKTREMVRILIEEIDLPIIVDAGIGRPSEACEAMEMGADACLVNTAIATASDPRVMAKAFGRAVKAGREAYLSGPGATKVHADASSPLTGFLGGE; from the coding sequence ATGTGTGAAGATATATTTGAAATTGGTGGCGTGAAGCTGAACAGCAGATTGTTCACTGGCACCGGTAAATATGGTGACGACGCGATTGTTCCAGATGTCTGCGAAGCCTCAGGTTCGCAGGTTATTACTGTGGCTTTGCGGCGTGTTGACCTTGAGTCCAGTACTGGCAATGTTATGGATTTCATTCCAAAGCATATGCAACTTTTGCCCAACACGTCAGGCGCTCGTACCGCAGAGGAAGCTGTACGTATCGCTCGACTGGCCCGCGCCATGGGCTGTGGAGATTGGATCAAGATCGAGGTCATTTCTGACAATAAATACTTGTTGCCCGACGGGTATGAAACAGCCAAGGCCACGGAAATCTTGGCCAAGGAAGGTTTTATCGTCTTCCCTTATGTCAATGCTGATTTGTATGTGGCCCAAAGTTTGGTAAATGCTGGTGCTGCTGCTGTCATGCCTTTGGGTGCGCCTATCGGCACGAATCGTGGCCTCAAAACCCGCGAGATGGTTCGTATTCTTATTGAGGAAATTGACCTTCCAATTATTGTTGATGCAGGTATTGGCCGTCCTTCCGAGGCGTGTGAAGCCATGGAAATGGGAGCAGATGCCTGTCTGGTGAATACGGCTATTGCTACGGCCTCTGATCCTCGCGTGATGGCTAAGGCCTTCGGTCGCGCAGTCAAGGCAGGGCGTGAAGCCTATCTGTCCGGTCCGGGTGCCACCAAAGTGCATGCGGACGCATCATCTCCCCTGACGGGCTTTTTGGGCGGTGAGTAA